The DNA region AATTCTGATAAATAACCTGAAGCTCCACCTAAATGTAAACAACCAGATATAATTTTTTGTACTACACTAACTGTAATATGAATTTCATCATTAGTTTCAGCTTGTGATGAAGAAATTGAATATAATCTAGGATTTAAAGGACGAAGAATATTAACAAATTGTTGAGAAGAAATCTTTTGAGGATACTCATTAATCATATGAATTAAGGGGGTTTTTTTTACATAATTTTCTAATTCTTTATCATATAATATTATTTCTTTTAAAAATTTATTTTGCGTAATTTGAGCATATTGCTTTACAATTTTCTTAGTATTATTAGTTAATTCAAAATGATTTTTTAAAGCATCAAAAATATTTATATTTTTATTTTTAATATTAATTACATCAGATATATCGATAGATAGTAATGTTATTATTTGTTTTATTAAATTATCATTATTTTGATACCATACTCCTAATGCATCACCAGGCGTATATTTAAGATTGAGATTATTAATGTTTAATTCAATATGACGAATATCTTTAGTTGAATTTCGACCAGTTATTTTTTGATTAGTTAATATAGTTGCTATAGCAGGATTATATTTTGTATATGTATTTATTTCATTACAAAAAATTTTTTTTTTTGAAGAAATATCAGGAAAAACAGATATATCTATCTTATCAATTAAAACTAATAGTTCTTTAGACCATTTAATATAGTCATCTTCATACTCAATATCAGAATCGAATCGATCAAGTAATTTTTTACCACCTAATTCATTAAATCTTTTATCAAAATCTTTTCCAGCTTTACAAAATAAATTATAAGAACTATCTCCTAAGGAAAATATACTATACTGAAGATTAGATAATTTAGGAGCTCTTTTTGACATAATAAATTTATATAAGGATAACGCTTCTTCAGGAGGTTCACCTTCGCCTTGCGTAGAAATTATTAATATTAAAATTTTTTCATTTTGTATTTTTTTAAAATTATAATCAGCTGCATTAATTAAACAAGTTTTTTTATTATGATCATTTAAATATTTGTTAAGACGTTCTGAAAGTAATCGAGCATTACCAGTTTGAGAAGCTGATATAATTGTAATTATATTATTAACTATTTTTTTTTTCTTTGAAAATAATATATTTTTTTCTATGTTATCATTCGAAGAATTTTGATTAGCTAAATGCCAAAAATAGCCTGAAAGCCAAGCAAATTGAAGATTAGAGCAGTTTTTTTCAAAATTTTTTAAAAACTCTATTTGCTCTAATCTTAATGGAAACATGGAATCAAAAGGATTTTCATTCTTCATTATACTAAATACCTAAATTTCATTAAATTAAAATTAAATGTAACTAATCTGGTATAATTTACAGAAATTATTAATTTTTATCTACTAATAAAAAATCAAAATTTTATTATTTAAAATGAAATTATATTGTTTCTATATATTTTAAATATATTAAAATGTTTAAATAAAAATTTATTTACTTTCTAATTCAATCAATTTTAATTTTGCATTTTTTATTACGATATTAGGAATTCCAGATAATGAAGCTACTGATATACCATAACTTTTCTTTGATACTCCATTTTTAACTTTATATAAAAAAACTATATTATCTTCATATTCAATTGCATTAAAATAAATATTTTTTATATATTTATATAATATTTCTAGTTTTGTAAGTTCAATAAAATGAGTTGAAAATAAAACCATAGATTTGTTTGTAGAAATAAGATAATCAGAACATGACCAAGCTAAAGACAATCCATCATTAGTAGATGTACCTCTACCTAATTCATCTATTAGCACTAAACTATAAGAAGTTGCATTATGTAAAATATTAGATATTTCTGTCATTTCCATCATAAATGTTGAACATCCATTCGCTAAATCGTCTGCAGCACCAATACGTGTAAAAATTTTATCAACTGGACCAATACGTGCGTACTTTGCTGGTACAAAGCTACCTATACATGCCATAATAACAATAATAGCTACTTGTCTCATATAAGTGCTTTTACCACCCATATTAGGACCAGTAATAAGTAGCATTCGCTTTTTTTCAGACAGTAATAAAGAGTTACTTATAAATGAATTACTTGAATAATGTTCAACAACAGGATGACGACTATCTAATAAAGAAATACCATATTTTTTGGTCATTTTAGGACATACATAATTTAAAGATATAGCACGTTCAGATAAATTTGATAACACATCTAACTCAGATAATGCTAAAGCACTATTTTTAAGTTTAGCTAAAAATGGATCTATAATATCAAATAATTCTAAATATAATTTTTTTTCTAAAAGCAAAGATTGAAACTTTGCATGAATAACTTTCTCTTCATACTCTTTTAACAATGGAATATGATAACGTTCTATATTTTTTAAAGTTTGTATTTTTATATAGTATTTTGGAACTAATTCAGCGTGACGTTTACTTACTTGAATATAATATCCAATAACATTATTATAACCAATTTTTAATGATTCAATCATTAATTTTTTTTTCTCTTTTATTTCAAAATCTTGTAAATATTTTTGTGAATTTTCTTTTAAAAGTCTTAAATTATCAAGTTCTTGATTATAATTAGATGCTATTACGCCTCCATCTCGTATAGAAGCAGGAACTTTTAAATTAATAGATTTTTTTAACAATATTTTTATTGTATTAAAATTTCCAATATTAATACCTATTTTTTTTATATTTGTACAACTATTTTTTTTTAATATTATTTGTAAATCAGGAAGTATTGATAATGTTGATCGAAGACGTATAAAATCTCGGGGTAAAGCAGTTCGTAAAGCTAATCTTGAACATATTCTTTCTAAGTCACTAACTTGACGTAGAATAACTTGTATTTTCTGATAATATGGCTGAATAAATTTAATCATTTTATGACGATTTTTAATCAAATTAAAATTTTTTAATGGAGATCTCAACCATCTATTTAATAATCTTCCACCCATAGCAGTCATTGTTCTATTTAAGACAGAAAATAAAGTGTAATTAGCTTCACCTGATATATTTTCGATAATTTCAAGACTTTTACGAGTGCTAGAGTTAATAGCAATATCATCTTCTATATAATTAAATTTTATTTCTCTAATATGAGGTAAAAAATTTATATGCATTAATTTAATATATTGTAATAAACAACCAGCAGGACGTATAACAAAATGATTTTTTTTAATACCAAATCCGTCTAAAGTGCAAGTTTTAAATTGCAAATTTAATAATTTATATGAAGTATCTAAATCAAAATCTGATATAGGACGATTACGTATACAATTTCTTTTTGAAATTAATTGAATATCTTCAAAATTATCAGGATATAGTAATTCTTTAGGATTTGTACGATCAATTTCTGAAAGTAAAGAATTTATAGAAAAATATTCAGAAACACCAAAAAAACCTAAAGACAGATCTAAAATAGCATATCCAAATTTATTCTTTTCTTTCCAAATTGATGCAATAAAATTATCTTGATTTTCTTCTAGAAAAATTTCTTCTGTAATAGTACCAGGAGTAATTACACGAACAACTTTACGGTGAATTAATTTATTTTTATAATATTCATTTTTAATTTGATCACATATTGCAATAGATTCTCCTAATTTAACAAGTTTAGAAAGATAATATTCTGAAGTATGACAAGGAATTCCAGCCATCGGTATAATATTTTTATTTGAGTATCCTTTTTGTGTTAACGTAATTTTTAAAAGTTTAGAAATACGTTTTGCGTCATCATAAAACAATTCATAAAAATCACCCATTTGATAAAATAACAACATATTAGGATAATTGGATTTTATAGATAAATACTGTTTTATCATTGGAGTATGAGTATTATTTTCGAGAATAAAATTATTTTTTATCATTTGATATTTAATTAGTATTAAAATTATTTGAAATCAATCTTGATTTAAAAAAAAAATTTAAGTTAAACTATTTAACATTATATAAAAATATTTTTTTGAAATAAATTATTTTAAATAATATTTATTTTTCTAAGAATTAAAAAAGTACATTTGGATTAAAAATGAAAAAAATATTAATTTTTTTATGTGGTCTGTTTTTTTCTTATACTACCTTAGCTTTAGAATTTACTAACACAAAAGAATATAATATACAAAAAAAATATGTTTATAATACTCCTAAAATAATGAGATTTTTTTCTTTTCTTTGCCCATATTGCTATAAACTGGAAAAGACGTATGATATTAGAAATTTGATACGAAAAAAAATAGATAAAAATATCAGTATAAAAACTTATCACGTTAGTTTTTTAGGAGGAGAATTTGGAAAAATTTTAACAAAAACATGGATAATAGCTGAACAAATGGGAGTTGAAGAAAAAATAATAATGCCTATTTTTAAAGGAATTCAAGAAACACATACAATCAATAATATTAATAATATTAAAAAAATATTTATAAAAAAAACAGGAATCAGTGTAGAAAAATATAATCAATTTTGGAATAGCTTTTTTATACACATATTAATTCAAAAAAACAACAATGATATAAACAAAATACAATTAAATTATGTTCCTACTATGTTAGTAAATGGAAAATATATCATTGAATATTCTACATTAGAAGAATTATTTAAAAAAAATTTTTCAACAAAATATATACAACTAGTTAGGTTTTTATTATTAAAAAAATAATAAAAATTAAAATTATATAATTGTGTATGTAATACAAATATAAAATATATTTACAAATCTTATTTTTTAAAAAAATTATAAAATAAATTTCATTATAAAAATATTTTTTAATAAAATTATTTTATAATACATATTATAATTTTATATCATTCTTAATAACTATAAGATAAAAAATGTATTATATAAAAACAAAACCAGTCATTATAGTAGATGGAACTTTATATTTATATCGATCATATTTTACTTTTCAATATTTTAAAAACGATCAAGAAAATCCATATGGAGCAATATATGGTATATTAAAAACAATAAAAAATATTTTATTAAAATATTATAATTCAAAAAAAATTATTATTATATTTGATTCATCTCAAAAAACTTTTAGAAATAAAATATTCACTGCATATAAAAGTAACAGACCGAAAATGCCTAATGAACTTTACATTCAAATACAACCTCTTTTTCATATATTAAAAGAGATTGGAATTAAAACTTTAAGTATTCCCGGGATAGAAGCAGACGATATTATTGGAAGTTTTGCACATAAAGTTGAACAATCTGGAGAAAAAGTATTAATTGTTAGTCATGATAAAGATATGATACAACTTTTAACAAATAATATTAGCATATTAAATACAAGCAATAATGAAATTATTACTCCTATAACAATACAAAAAAAATATGGAATTAATCCTCAAGAATTTATTGATCTTTTAGCTCTTATGGGAGATAAGTCTGATAATATTCCAGGTGTTCCTAAAATAGGTATAAAAACCGCGTTATGTTTATTGCAAAAATTCTCAAATATTCAAAATATTTATGACAATATAGAACAAATACAATTTTTATCTTTAAGAAATGCTAAAAATGTTTCAAATCAATTAAAAATCCATAAAGATACTGCTTTTCTTTCATATAAATTAGCAAAAATTAATTTAGATATTCCTATCTATATAAATGCTAATGATATTATTTTAAAAACAGTATGTTTTCAAAAATTATCGAATATGATTAAAACGTATAATGTACATCAAAAAAGAAACTTATAAATAATTAATTTTATTTAACAAATCATCGATACTCTTTATACCAAGTATTTAGTTGAGATTGTAATTTTTTAATACCTATTTTTTTAAATGAAGAAAACAACTCTATATTAAATTCTTTTGAAAAAAATTTTAACTTTTTATATACAATTTGAAATTGAATTTTTTGCTGGCTTAATGTAAGCTTGTCACATTTAGTTAATAGTATAAAGGTAGGTATATTCTGATCTAGAGCTATATTAATAATATTTTGATCGTAAACTTTTAAAGGGTTTCTAATATCCATTAAAAAAACTAAACCTTTTAAGAGTTTCCTTTTTTTTAGATAACTATCTATTAAGTTTTCCCATTTTAATTTTATTGATATTGGACATTTGGCATAACCATAACCAGGTAGATCAACTATTCTAAAATTAGAAGTAACATGAAAAAAGTTAATTAACTGAGTACAACCAGGAGTTTTACTACACCTAGCTAGTTTTTTTTGATTAGTTAAAGAATTAATAGCACTAGATTTTCCTGAATTTGAATATCCAATAAAAGCAATTTCAATTCCATGTTCAATATTTATATCAGATAAGTTAGCAGCACTTTTTAAAAAAAAAGTTTTATTATAATTTATAATACTCAAGAGTTAACCTTAACTTTTAAAATTAAAATTTATTAAAATACTAAAAATATATTTTTTTATTATTAAGTATAAAAAACAATCCTCAAAATTTAATCTTTTCTAAAAATTTATCAAAATAATCTAAATCATATCTATATATTAAAAAATGAACTTTTTAAAGGAACAAAAATGCATCAAAATATAAGAAATATTGCTATTATAGCACATGTTGATCATGGAAAAACAACATTAGTAGATCAATTATTGCAACAATCAGGTACTTTTAAAAAACATGAAGAAAAAACTGAACGCATTATGGATTCTAATGATTTAGAAAAAGAAAGAGGTATCACAATATTATCTAAGAATACTTCTATAAAATGGAACCAATATAAAATCAATATTGTAGATACACCTGGTCATGCTGATTTTGGCGGTGAAGTAGAACGAGTAATGTCAATGGTAGACTCGGTTTTATTAGTAGTAGATGCATTAGATGGACCAATGCCACAAACACGTTTTGTTACTAAAAAAGCTTTTAAATATGGTCTTAATCCTATTGTAGTAATTAATAAAATTGATCGAAAAAATGCTCGTCCTGATTGGGTTGTAGATCAAGTATTTGATTTGTTTGTTAATCTTGATGCTAATGATACGCAACTTGACTTTCCTATTATATATACTTCTGCGCTTTTCGGAAGTTCTGGTGTTAATTATCTTCAATTAGAAAAAAATATGACACCACTATATGAAGCAATTATTAAATATGTACCTGCTCCTAATGTAAATCCTAAAGAAAAATTTCAAATGCAAATTTCACAACTTGATTACGATAACTATTTAGGACTAATAGGTGTTGGTCGAGTTAAACAAGGAAGTATAAAAAACAACGAATTAGTAACTGTTATTGATCACCTAGGTCATTATAAAAATGGAAAAATAAATAAAGTATTAAATTATTTTGGTATAAAACGAATAGAAGTAGAGAAAGGAGAAGCTGGAGATATAATCGCTATAACAGGTATTAGTAAATTAAATATTTTTGATACAATTTGTCACCCAGAAAATTTAAAACCTCTACCGATATTACATATCGATCAACCTACAGTAAATATGTTTTTTTCAGTTAATACATCTCCTTTTTCTGGACAAGAAGGAAAATATATTACATCACGTCAAATATTAGAAAGATTAAAAAAAGAAACCATGCATAATGTTGCTTTACAAATAAAAGAAACACAAGATTCTAATATTTTTTCTGTCTCTGGACGAGGTGAATTACATTTATCTATATTAATTGAAAATATGCGTCGAGAAGGGTTTGAGTTAGAAGTATCTCGTCCAAAAATTATTTTTAGAGAAATCGATGGTATTATAAAAGAGCCTTTTGAATATTTAACTTTAGATATTGAAGAAAAACATCAAGGAAATATTATGAAATTCATAGGAGAGAGAAAAGGTGAATTAAAAAATATGTTTATTGATCAAAATCAACGGGTACGTCTTGAATATATTTTATCAAGTAGAGCACTAATAGGATTTCGTTCCGAATTTATGAGTATAACTTCGGGAACAGGAATATGTCATATGTCTTTCAGTCATTATGAAAAAAATCAAAAAAATAATGTTGGACAAAGAAAAAATGGTGTTTTAATTTCTAATGGAAAAGGCACGGCAGTAGGATTTGCTTTGTTTAACTTACAAGAAAGAGGACGACTATTTTTAGGACATGGAACTAAAGTATATGAAGGGCAAATAATAGGACTACACAATCGATCTAATGATTTAACTGTAAATTGCTTAACCGGTAAAAAACTAACTAATATGAGAGCTTCAGGAACGGATGAAGCTATAATTTTAACAACTTATAAAAAATTTACCCTAGAAGAAGCACTATCTTTTATTAATGATGATGAGTTAGTAGAAATTACACCTAGTTCAATACGTTTACGTAAACGATATTTAAAAGAAAGCCAAAGAAAACAATCAAATAGAAATAAAAATCATTTAATTAATTAATTACAAATATTAAACTTTAAAAGTTTTATTAATTATATAATTCTATTTCATCAATAGAATTATATAAATAATTTTAAAATAAAAATAATCTAAAAATTATTTTTTAAATCCTTAACATTTTATAAAATTAACTATTTAATAATTGAGAAATTAATATGTTATGTTTCTTTTTTTGATGTAACAAACATAAATGTTCAGCTATAATAATAGTTTTTAAATCATTTATAGATTTTTCAAAATTATCATTAATAATCAAATAATCATACTCTGAATAATGATTCATCTCATCTACAGCTTTTTCCATTCTTTTTGAAATTACTGTATCACTATCTTGACCTCTTTCTCGCAATCTTTTATATAATATATCTTTAGATGGCGGTAATAAAAAAATACTTTTCGTATTAGGTATTTTATATCTAATTTGATTAGCACCTTGCCAATCAATATCAAGAAAAACATCAATTCCAGATAGTAACATTTTTTCAATAAATTTACGTGAAGTTCCATAATAATTATTAAATACTTTTGCATATTCTAAAAAAGATTCTTGTTGAATCATTACTCTAAATTCTTTTTTTGATATAAAATAATAATGCTTTCCATGAGATTCACCAGGTCTCATAATTCTAGTCGTATGAGATATAGAAACTTGAATGTTATATAAACATTGTGTTTTTAATAATCCTTGAATTAAACTTGATTTTCCTGTTCCACTTGGAGCTGAAATAATAAAAAGAATACCTTGTGACATGATGTTTTAATAAA from Buchnera aphidicola (Aphis helianthi) includes:
- a CDS encoding 5'-3' exonuclease; translation: MYYIKTKPVIIVDGTLYLYRSYFTFQYFKNDQENPYGAIYGILKTIKNILLKYYNSKKIIIIFDSSQKTFRNKIFTAYKSNRPKMPNELYIQIQPLFHILKEIGIKTLSIPGIEADDIIGSFAHKVEQSGEKVLIVSHDKDMIQLLTNNISILNTSNNEIITPITIQKKYGINPQEFIDLLALMGDKSDNIPGVPKIGIKTALCLLQKFSNIQNIYDNIEQIQFLSLRNAKNVSNQLKIHKDTAFLSYKLAKINLDIPIYINANDIILKTVCFQKLSNMIKTYNVHQKRNL
- the gmk gene encoding guanylate kinase, with amino-acid sequence MSQGILFIISAPSGTGKSSLIQGLLKTQCLYNIQVSISHTTRIMRPGESHGKHYYFISKKEFRVMIQQESFLEYAKVFNNYYGTSRKFIEKMLLSGIDVFLDIDWQGANQIRYKIPNTKSIFLLPPSKDILYKRLRERGQDSDTVISKRMEKAVDEMNHYSEYDYLIINDNFEKSINDLKTIIIAEHLCLLHQKKKHNILISQLLNS
- the mutS gene encoding DNA mismatch repair protein MutS, with the protein product MIKNNFILENNTHTPMIKQYLSIKSNYPNMLLFYQMGDFYELFYDDAKRISKLLKITLTQKGYSNKNIIPMAGIPCHTSEYYLSKLVKLGESIAICDQIKNEYYKNKLIHRKVVRVITPGTITEEIFLEENQDNFIASIWKEKNKFGYAILDLSLGFFGVSEYFSINSLLSEIDRTNPKELLYPDNFEDIQLISKRNCIRNRPISDFDLDTSYKLLNLQFKTCTLDGFGIKKNHFVIRPAGCLLQYIKLMHINFLPHIREIKFNYIEDDIAINSSTRKSLEIIENISGEANYTLFSVLNRTMTAMGGRLLNRWLRSPLKNFNLIKNRHKMIKFIQPYYQKIQVILRQVSDLERICSRLALRTALPRDFIRLRSTLSILPDLQIILKKNSCTNIKKIGINIGNFNTIKILLKKSINLKVPASIRDGGVIASNYNQELDNLRLLKENSQKYLQDFEIKEKKKLMIESLKIGYNNVIGYYIQVSKRHAELVPKYYIKIQTLKNIERYHIPLLKEYEEKVIHAKFQSLLLEKKLYLELFDIIDPFLAKLKNSALALSELDVLSNLSERAISLNYVCPKMTKKYGISLLDSRHPVVEHYSSNSFISNSLLLSEKKRMLLITGPNMGGKSTYMRQVAIIVIMACIGSFVPAKYARIGPVDKIFTRIGAADDLANGCSTFMMEMTEISNILHNATSYSLVLIDELGRGTSTNDGLSLAWSCSDYLISTNKSMVLFSTHFIELTKLEILYKYIKNIYFNAIEYEDNIVFLYKVKNGVSKKSYGISVASLSGIPNIVIKNAKLKLIELESK
- a CDS encoding DsbA family protein, translated to MKKILIFLCGLFFSYTTLALEFTNTKEYNIQKKYVYNTPKIMRFFSFLCPYCYKLEKTYDIRNLIRKKIDKNISIKTYHVSFLGGEFGKILTKTWIIAEQMGVEEKIIMPIFKGIQETHTINNINNIKKIFIKKTGISVEKYNQFWNSFFIHILIQKNNNDINKIQLNYVPTMLVNGKYIIEYSTLEELFKKNFSTKYIQLVRFLLLKK
- a CDS encoding assimilatory sulfite reductase (NADPH) flavoprotein subunit, whose translation is MKNENPFDSMFPLRLEQIEFLKNFEKNCSNLQFAWLSGYFWHLANQNSSNDNIEKNILFSKKKKIVNNIITIISASQTGNARLLSERLNKYLNDHNKKTCLINAADYNFKKIQNEKILILIISTQGEGEPPEEALSLYKFIMSKRAPKLSNLQYSIFSLGDSSYNLFCKAGKDFDKRFNELGGKKLLDRFDSDIEYEDDYIKWSKELLVLIDKIDISVFPDISSKKKIFCNEINTYTKYNPAIATILTNQKITGRNSTKDIRHIELNINNLNLKYTPGDALGVWYQNNDNLIKQIITLLSIDISDVINIKNKNINIFDALKNHFELTNNTKKIVKQYAQITQNKFLKEIILYDKELENYVKKTPLIHMINEYPQKISSQQFVNILRPLNPRLYSISSSQAETNDEIHITVSVVQKIISGCLHLGGASGYLSELLKIDDPVKIFIEKNNNFRLPQNTKTPIIMIGSGTGIAPYRAFIQQRDNDSSTGKNWIFFGNPNFTEDFLYQIEWQKYLKRGILNKMTLAWSRDQKEKIYIQNRIKEHGEEIWDWIENNAYIYICGNASKMAKDVEKELLYIISQNGKMSIENANEFLNNLRLNKRYQRDVY
- the typA gene encoding translational GTPase TypA, with amino-acid sequence MHQNIRNIAIIAHVDHGKTTLVDQLLQQSGTFKKHEEKTERIMDSNDLEKERGITILSKNTSIKWNQYKINIVDTPGHADFGGEVERVMSMVDSVLLVVDALDGPMPQTRFVTKKAFKYGLNPIVVINKIDRKNARPDWVVDQVFDLFVNLDANDTQLDFPIIYTSALFGSSGVNYLQLEKNMTPLYEAIIKYVPAPNVNPKEKFQMQISQLDYDNYLGLIGVGRVKQGSIKNNELVTVIDHLGHYKNGKINKVLNYFGIKRIEVEKGEAGDIIAITGISKLNIFDTICHPENLKPLPILHIDQPTVNMFFSVNTSPFSGQEGKYITSRQILERLKKETMHNVALQIKETQDSNIFSVSGRGELHLSILIENMRREGFELEVSRPKIIFREIDGIIKEPFEYLTLDIEEKHQGNIMKFIGERKGELKNMFIDQNQRVRLEYILSSRALIGFRSEFMSITSGTGICHMSFSHYEKNQKNNVGQRKNGVLISNGKGTAVGFALFNLQERGRLFLGHGTKVYEGQIIGLHNRSNDLTVNCLTGKKLTNMRASGTDEAIILTTYKKFTLEEALSFINDDELVEITPSSIRLRKRYLKESQRKQSNRNKNHLIN
- the yihA gene encoding ribosome biogenesis GTP-binding protein YihA/YsxC yields the protein MSIINYNKTFFLKSAANLSDINIEHGIEIAFIGYSNSGKSSAINSLTNQKKLARCSKTPGCTQLINFFHVTSNFRIVDLPGYGYAKCPISIKLKWENLIDSYLKKRKLLKGLVFLMDIRNPLKVYDQNIINIALDQNIPTFILLTKCDKLTLSQQKIQFQIVYKKLKFFSKEFNIELFSSFKKIGIKKLQSQLNTWYKEYR